In a genomic window of uncultured Sphaerochaeta sp.:
- a CDS encoding DUF1576 domain-containing protein, translating into MQRNERILYALATLLITALALTGILLEGPVQVIANTLSLQTESARLINDFTRYGVGTAMFNAATVGALCLTLVFFASVSLSGPTLSAILTVMGFAFFGNTLLNCIPLIAGVWIASKVARKSFGSYSLIALFGTALGPLVTHLMFHVGLPLALSIPLGLVSGLAAGFILPAVAGSMLSLHQGYNLYNVGFSCGFIGLFAANLLIATKKMESLSIGWGTAFSLPLFLLVPLFSLVLLAAALVVEKPKKSLQGFLAIQKLSGRLPYDFFDTGHFGGTLANIGLLGLLYWAYVLAVGGPINGPVIGGIFTIMAFGGFGKTVKNTLPVLAGVILSTLLFSKNLNAPGPLLAALFSTTLAPIAGQFGIIAGLLAGAVHLIMVEVTASWHGGLDLYNNGFAGGLTASLFIAILQWYKTNRPKEDFTR; encoded by the coding sequence GTGCAGCGCAACGAACGAATCCTCTACGCTCTGGCTACGCTCCTGATCACCGCCCTCGCCTTGACCGGCATCCTGTTGGAGGGGCCTGTCCAGGTCATCGCGAATACACTCTCCCTGCAAACCGAGAGTGCCCGCCTGATCAACGACTTCACCCGCTACGGGGTGGGAACCGCCATGTTCAATGCGGCAACGGTAGGCGCTCTTTGCCTGACCCTTGTCTTCTTTGCCTCTGTCAGTCTTTCAGGGCCAACCCTTTCAGCCATCCTGACCGTGATGGGCTTCGCCTTCTTCGGCAATACCCTGCTCAACTGCATCCCCCTCATTGCCGGAGTCTGGATCGCCAGCAAAGTGGCACGCAAGAGCTTCGGATCCTACAGCCTCATCGCCCTCTTCGGAACCGCACTCGGCCCCTTGGTGACCCATCTTATGTTCCATGTGGGACTCCCCTTGGCCCTCTCCATCCCTCTTGGGTTGGTCAGCGGACTGGCGGCAGGGTTCATCCTGCCTGCAGTTGCCGGTTCCATGCTCTCCCTGCACCAAGGATACAATCTCTACAACGTCGGCTTCAGTTGCGGCTTCATCGGCTTGTTTGCAGCAAATCTCTTGATCGCCACCAAGAAGATGGAAAGCTTGTCCATTGGGTGGGGTACCGCATTCTCCCTGCCCCTTTTCCTGTTGGTGCCTCTTTTCAGCCTTGTCCTCCTTGCTGCTGCCTTGGTCGTAGAGAAACCGAAGAAGAGCCTGCAGGGCTTTCTCGCCATCCAGAAGCTCAGCGGCCGTCTGCCCTATGACTTCTTCGACACCGGCCACTTTGGGGGAACACTGGCAAACATCGGCCTGTTGGGACTCCTCTACTGGGCTTATGTGCTGGCGGTCGGAGGTCCCATCAATGGACCGGTCATCGGGGGTATTTTCACCATCATGGCCTTCGGAGGCTTCGGCAAGACAGTGAAGAACACCCTTCCCGTTCTGGCGGGGGTCATACTCTCCACCTTGCTCTTTTCCAAGAACCTGAATGCACCCGGCCCCTTGCTTGCAGCCCTGTTCAGCACCACCCTCGCCCCCATTGCCGGACAGTTCGGCATCATCGCAGGCCTCTTGGCAGGGGCGGTGCACTTGATCATGGTTGAGGTCACCGCCAGTTGGCACGGTGGTCTGGATCTCTACAACAACGGCTTTGCCGGCGGTCTTACCGCCAGTCTCTTCATCGCCATCCTGCAATGGTACAAGACCAATCGCCCCAAGGAGGATTTCACCAGATGA